Proteins found in one Seonamhaeicola sp. S2-3 genomic segment:
- a CDS encoding DUF3098 domain-containing protein, with protein sequence MGEKKRKEESKPVFIFGKKNYKFMFIGLAFIAIGFILMSGGGSDDPNVFNPEIFNWRRIRLAPALVLAGFGIQIYAILLNPDK encoded by the coding sequence ATGGGAGAAAAAAAACGAAAAGAAGAATCTAAACCAGTTTTTATTTTTGGTAAAAAAAACTATAAATTCATGTTTATTGGATTAGCGTTTATTGCCATTGGTTTTATTTTAATGTCTGGTGGTGGTAGTGATGACCCTAATGTTTTTAATCCTGAAATTTTTAACTGGAGGCGCATCCGTTTAGCACCCGCTTTAGTGTTAGCTGGATTTGGTATTCAAATTTATGCTATTCTTTTAAATCCTGATAAATAG
- a CDS encoding glycerate kinase, which translates to MEIIVAPDKFKNSLTGIAFCNAVEEGVKSVIPEVEILKLPLADGGDGTIDVVNYYLKGNMVKLMVNNPFFEPVEASYLYSEDTKIAFIEMAEASGVKLLKPQQFNCKNASTFGTGELIKDALNKGVKHIILGIGGSATNDCGIGMASALGFQFFNANNKEVKPIGANLSEIKKIEVLKAHPKLLTTKFSVACDVTNPLYGKNGAAYVYAAQKGATESDIKMLDKGLQDFSKLLETTFKVDVQSVKGAGAAGGMGIASKLFLNGELTPGITLIKNLANFDTKISKADWIITGEGKLDTQTMSGKTIQGVLTSAKAQQIKVAAFCGSLELSKEETTKMGINYASSVIENATDLDDAMKNSYNYVKQMAETFALSFLRKQESI; encoded by the coding sequence ATGGAAATAATTGTGGCACCCGATAAGTTTAAAAATTCGCTAACAGGAATAGCATTCTGTAATGCTGTAGAGGAAGGTGTAAAATCGGTTATTCCTGAAGTTGAAATTTTAAAATTACCATTAGCCGATGGTGGCGATGGTACTATTGATGTTGTAAACTATTACTTAAAAGGCAACATGGTAAAATTAATGGTTAATAACCCATTTTTTGAACCTGTTGAAGCGTCTTATTTATATTCTGAAGACACCAAAATAGCATTCATTGAAATGGCCGAAGCCTCTGGTGTTAAATTATTAAAACCACAACAGTTTAATTGTAAAAATGCGTCTACTTTTGGTACAGGCGAGTTAATTAAAGATGCTTTAAATAAAGGGGTAAAACACATTATTTTAGGTATAGGCGGAAGCGCTACTAACGATTGTGGTATTGGTATGGCATCAGCATTAGGTTTTCAGTTTTTTAATGCTAACAATAAAGAGGTTAAGCCTATTGGTGCTAATCTTTCAGAAATAAAAAAAATAGAAGTCTTAAAAGCACATCCAAAGCTGCTAACTACCAAGTTTAGTGTAGCCTGCGATGTTACCAACCCATTATACGGCAAAAACGGAGCAGCCTATGTATATGCCGCACAAAAAGGAGCTACAGAAAGTGATATTAAAATGCTTGATAAAGGTTTACAAGATTTTTCAAAGCTTTTAGAAACTACTTTTAAAGTTGATGTGCAAAGTGTAAAAGGTGCTGGTGCAGCTGGTGGTATGGGTATTGCTTCAAAATTGTTTTTAAATGGCGAATTAACTCCAGGTATTACGCTCATTAAAAATTTAGCAAATTTTGACACTAAAATATCTAAAGCCGATTGGATTATTACTGGCGAAGGTAAATTAGACACGCAAACCATGTCTGGAAAAACCATTCAAGGTGTGTTAACTTCCGCGAAAGCGCAACAAATTAAAGTGGCTGCTTTTTGTGGTTCGCTAGAGTTGTCAAAAGAAGAAACTACCAAAATGGGAATTAATTACGCTAGTTCTGTAATTGAAAACGCAACTGATTTAGATGATGCCATGAAAAATAGCTATAATTATGTAAAACAAATGGCAGAAACGTTTGCTTTATCATTCCTGCGAAAGCAGGAATCTATTTAA
- a CDS encoding undecaprenyl-diphosphate phosphatase: MDTLDAIILGIIQGLTEFLPVSSSGHLELGKAILGDHSVPEESLLFTVVLHFATALSTIVIFRKDIFDIIKGILKLQWNEDMQFLVKIVVSMLPAVIVGLFFEEQLETLFSGNILLVGAMLIVTAALLFLADKAKDTNKKVTFSNAFVIGISQAIAMLPGISRSGATISTSVLLGNDKTKAARFSFLMVVPLIFGKIAKDVLSGDISMESQNFTALSVGFVAAFVAGLFACTWMIALVKKSKLSYFAIYCVIVGLIAITVSFLN; the protein is encoded by the coding sequence ATGGATACATTAGACGCAATTATTTTAGGTATTATTCAAGGGCTTACAGAGTTCTTACCTGTATCATCTAGCGGACATTTAGAATTGGGTAAAGCAATTCTGGGCGACCATTCTGTGCCTGAAGAAAGCTTACTTTTTACCGTAGTACTACACTTTGCAACCGCTTTAAGTACTATAGTTATTTTTAGAAAAGACATTTTTGATATTATTAAAGGGATTTTAAAGCTTCAGTGGAATGAAGACATGCAGTTTTTAGTTAAAATTGTTGTATCAATGCTACCTGCTGTAATAGTTGGGTTATTTTTTGAAGAACAATTAGAAACCCTTTTTAGTGGTAACATTTTGCTTGTAGGCGCTATGTTAATTGTAACGGCAGCCCTTTTATTTTTAGCCGATAAAGCTAAAGACACTAACAAAAAAGTAACCTTTAGTAACGCATTTGTTATTGGTATTTCACAAGCCATTGCTATGCTTCCTGGTATTTCGCGCTCTGGCGCCACTATTTCAACCTCTGTTTTACTTGGTAATGATAAAACTAAAGCTGCGCGTTTTTCATTTTTAATGGTAGTACCTTTAATTTTTGGGAAAATTGCTAAAGATGTTTTAAGTGGCGATATTTCTATGGAAAGTCAAAACTTTACGGCACTTTCCGTTGGTTTTGTAGCCGCTTTTGTAGCTGGACTTTTTGCCTGTACTTGGATGATTGCTTTAGTTAAAAAAAGTAAATTATCATACTTTGCTATTTACTGCGTTATTGTGGGGCTTATTGCTATTACAGTTTCATTTCTAAATTAA
- the truB gene encoding tRNA pseudouridine(55) synthase TruB produces the protein MTAEDFLSGQILLIDKPLNWTSFQVVNKLRWEIRQAFKIKKIKVGHAGTLDPLATGLLIICTGKKTKEINTYQAQIKEYTGTFVVGCTTPSFDLETEINEHFPTEHITETLINETTKQFIGDIEQFPPVFSAIKKDGKRLYEFARAGEDVEIKPRKVTISEFEITNIETSTALSTASLNIDFRVVCSKGTYIRSLANDFGKALNSGAHLSALRRTRIGNFNVEKATSIETFITNLKN, from the coding sequence ATGACTGCTGAAGATTTCCTTTCTGGACAAATATTATTAATAGACAAGCCTCTTAACTGGACTTCTTTTCAAGTAGTTAATAAACTGCGGTGGGAAATTAGACAAGCCTTCAAAATAAAAAAAATAAAAGTTGGGCATGCGGGCACACTCGATCCTTTAGCAACAGGATTATTAATTATTTGCACAGGAAAAAAAACCAAAGAAATTAACACTTATCAAGCTCAAATAAAGGAATACACAGGCACTTTTGTTGTAGGCTGTACAACGCCTTCGTTTGATTTAGAAACCGAAATAAACGAACATTTTCCTACCGAACATATTACCGAAACTTTAATAAACGAAACCACAAAACAATTTATTGGCGATATTGAACAGTTTCCACCAGTGTTTTCTGCTATAAAAAAAGATGGAAAACGCCTTTATGAATTTGCTAGAGCTGGTGAAGATGTAGAAATAAAACCTAGAAAAGTAACTATTTCAGAATTTGAAATTACTAATATTGAAACTTCTACTGCGCTTAGTACAGCTAGTTTAAATATTGACTTTAGAGTGGTTTGTAGTAAAGGCACTTACATACGCTCTTTAGCTAACGATTTTGGTAAAGCATTAAACTCTGGCGCACACCTTTCTGCTTTAAGGCGCACTAGAATTGGCAATTTTAATGTTGAAAAAGCTACCTCTATTGAAACTTTCATTACTAATTTAAAGAACTAA
- a CDS encoding thioredoxin family protein has protein sequence MNNIIKSSLENSMSYEAYRSLMLKLVEQESATGVDKSADKIDFTKLNNRRMKRWDKTLKIDNKSKKRLLDFNANVTWLVITESWCGDAAHVLPVLNKIAELNPKITMRVVLRDDNLELMDMFLTDGNRAIPKLIMIDNETGAVLDTYGPRPSEATYYVKRFKAENGKLTPEFKEDLQHWYNKDKGNTIIDDIAEMLSRFQPSFSQ, from the coding sequence ATGAACAACATTATAAAATCTAGTTTAGAAAATAGTATGTCTTATGAGGCATATCGTAGTTTAATGCTTAAATTAGTAGAACAGGAAAGCGCTACTGGAGTTGATAAAAGTGCTGATAAAATAGACTTTACTAAGTTGAATAACAGGCGCATGAAGCGTTGGGATAAGACTTTAAAAATAGACAACAAATCTAAAAAACGTCTTTTAGATTTTAATGCTAATGTTACGTGGTTAGTTATTACAGAAAGTTGGTGCGGAGATGCTGCCCACGTTTTACCCGTTTTGAATAAAATTGCAGAATTGAACCCTAAAATTACTATGCGTGTAGTTTTAAGAGATGATAATCTTGAATTAATGGATATGTTTTTAACCGATGGAAACAGGGCAATACCAAAGTTAATTATGATTGACAATGAAACGGGTGCTGTTTTAGATACTTATGGGCCAAGACCAAGCGAAGCGACTTATTATGTGAAAAGATTTAAAGCTGAAAATGGTAAGCTTACGCCAGAGTTTAAAGAAGATTTACAACATTGGTATAATAAAGATAAAGGAAACACAATAATAGATGATATTGCTGAAATGTTAAGCAGATTTCAACCTAGTTTTTCCCAATAA
- a CDS encoding DNA-3-methyladenine glycosylase I, producing MNIKQRCAWCEGDALYEKYHDEAWGVPVYDDAKLFEFLILETFQAGLSWITILRKRENFRKAFDDFNYKKIAQYKQDKIDQLLQDAGIIRNKLKINATVTNAQAFIKIQKQFGSFSNYIWGFVDGKPIKNNFKTLNEVPANTALSDTISKDLKKHGFKFVGTTVVYAHMQATGMVNNHVTSCFRYDEV from the coding sequence ATGAATATTAAGCAACGGTGTGCTTGGTGTGAAGGTGATGCTCTATATGAAAAATACCATGATGAAGCATGGGGTGTTCCTGTTTATGATGACGCTAAGTTGTTTGAATTTTTAATACTTGAAACCTTTCAAGCGGGATTAAGCTGGATAACCATTTTACGTAAACGTGAAAATTTTAGAAAAGCATTTGATGATTTTAACTATAAAAAAATAGCCCAATACAAACAAGATAAAATAGACCAGTTATTACAAGATGCTGGCATAATTAGGAATAAACTAAAAATTAATGCAACGGTTACCAATGCCCAAGCCTTTATTAAAATACAGAAACAATTTGGTAGCTTTAGCAACTACATTTGGGGTTTTGTTGATGGCAAACCTATAAAAAACAATTTTAAAACTTTAAATGAAGTTCCTGCAAACACAGCCTTAAGTGATACTATTAGTAAAGATTTAAAAAAACATGGTTTTAAGTTTGTGGGTACCACAGTGGTTTATGCACACATGCAGGCAACTGGAATGGTAAACAATCATGTTACAAGCTGTTTTAGATATGATGAAGTATAG
- a CDS encoding DUF2490 domain-containing protein: MLQAVLDMMKYSLGLLIFCFLICNDALLAQDDNFDALGETSAALNHKVSKNYTTNFTLRSRYFLHQNSFGYRQQQLDVFHYSTFNLNLSKKLGLGIYYRNRDWFNSGSDELRLSQQFNYTKQQQNIRFGHRIRLEQRIFDSFTDFRQRYRFSINFPLNGNSLENANTHFTASLEGLWIVSKNKAPLLDKRTTAKIGWQLSQDLKFETGLEYRLESFNVHTKNYLFLLTGAVCRL, encoded by the coding sequence ATGTTACAAGCTGTTTTAGATATGATGAAGTATAGTTTAGGGCTACTTATTTTTTGTTTTCTTATTTGTAATGATGCGTTGTTGGCTCAAGATGATAATTTTGATGCTTTAGGTGAAACTTCAGCTGCTTTAAACCACAAAGTATCAAAAAATTACACAACAAATTTCACACTTAGAAGCAGGTATTTTTTACACCAAAATAGTTTTGGGTATAGGCAACAACAGCTAGATGTTTTTCATTATTCTACCTTTAACTTAAACCTATCTAAAAAATTAGGTCTTGGTATTTACTACAGAAATAGAGATTGGTTTAATAGCGGAAGTGATGAACTAAGGCTTTCACAGCAATTTAATTATACTAAACAACAACAAAATATACGTTTTGGGCATAGAATAAGGTTAGAGCAACGCATATTTGATAGCTTTACAGATTTTAGACAACGCTACCGCTTTAGTATAAATTTCCCACTAAATGGCAATAGTTTAGAAAATGCTAACACGCATTTTACAGCATCTTTAGAGGGGTTATGGATTGTGAGTAAAAACAAAGCCCCCTTACTAGACAAAAGAACGACTGCTAAAATTGGTTGGCAATTAAGCCAAGATTTAAAATTTGAAACCGGATTAGAATACCGCCTAGAAAGTTTTAATGTTCATACTAAAAACTACTTGTTTTTGTTAACTGGTGCTGTTTGTAGACTTTAG
- a CDS encoding type II toxin-antitoxin system HigA family antitoxin, with translation MKITPIRNEKDYQNALDRLEEIFDAKKGTDEGDELEILSILIDRYENENFPIEMPDPIEAIKFRMEQMGMKQKDLAEVIGFKSRVSEILNKKRKLTLGMIRKLNSTLHIPTEVLVQDY, from the coding sequence ATGAAAATAACACCGATAAGAAACGAAAAAGATTATCAAAATGCTCTGGATAGACTTGAGGAGATTTTTGATGCAAAAAAAGGAACTGACGAAGGAGATGAATTAGAAATCCTATCAATTTTAATTGACCGATATGAAAATGAGAATTTTCCAATTGAAATGCCTGATCCAATTGAGGCAATCAAATTCCGAATGGAACAGATGGGAATGAAACAAAAGGATTTAGCCGAAGTTATCGGGTTTAAAAGTAGGGTTAGTGAAATCTTGAACAAAAAACGTAAGCTAACTTTAGGAATGATTAGAAAACTCAATTCAACACTTCATATACCAACTGAAGTTTTGGTTCAAGATTATTAA
- a CDS encoding type II toxin-antitoxin system HigB family toxin — MRVIAKRTLRDFWDKHADCEEQLKSWFRETEKSEWKNINELKKDYPSASILKDNRIVYNIKGNNYRLIAKFNFEYQICWIRFIGTHAEYDKIDANNI, encoded by the coding sequence GTGAGAGTTATAGCAAAACGAACTTTACGAGATTTTTGGGATAAACACGCTGATTGTGAGGAACAATTAAAATCTTGGTTTAGAGAAACTGAAAAATCTGAATGGAAAAATATTAATGAATTAAAGAAAGATTACCCAAGTGCCAGTATTTTAAAAGACAACCGAATTGTTTACAATATTAAAGGTAATAACTACCGTTTGATTGCAAAATTCAACTTTGAATACCAAATATGCTGGATAAGATTCATTGGAACTCACGCCGAATACGATAAAATAGACGCAAATAATATCTGA
- the aat gene encoding leucyl/phenylalanyl-tRNA--protein transferase has protein sequence MFFLNKDLWFPDVNKATPEGILAVGGDLSVDRLLLAYNSGIFPWFETDEPIIWWSPNPRFVLFPEKLKVSKSMRQVMRNKTFTVTVNKAFRDVITACAHIKRNGQQGTWITQNMIEAYTKLHELGYAKSVEVWQDNTLVGGFYGVDLNNGVFCGESMFSKVSNASKVAFISFIKNTHYKLIDCQVYTNHLASLGAEEIPRDAFLKFLKT, from the coding sequence ATGTTTTTTCTTAATAAAGACCTGTGGTTTCCAGATGTAAATAAAGCTACTCCAGAAGGTATTTTGGCTGTTGGGGGCGATTTATCGGTAGACCGATTACTACTAGCATATAACTCTGGAATTTTTCCGTGGTTTGAAACCGATGAACCCATTATATGGTGGAGTCCCAATCCGCGTTTTGTGCTGTTTCCAGAAAAGCTAAAAGTGTCTAAAAGCATGAGACAAGTCATGCGCAATAAAACATTTACAGTTACCGTAAATAAAGCGTTTAGAGATGTTATAACAGCCTGTGCGCATATAAAACGTAACGGACAACAAGGTACTTGGATAACCCAAAACATGATAGAAGCCTACACAAAATTACATGAGTTAGGATATGCCAAATCTGTTGAGGTGTGGCAAGACAATACATTAGTTGGAGGTTTTTACGGCGTAGATTTAAACAATGGTGTTTTTTGTGGTGAGAGTATGTTTTCTAAAGTAAGTAATGCCAGTAAAGTGGCGTTTATTAGTTTTATTAAAAACACCCACTATAAACTTATAGATTGCCAAGTATATACCAATCATTTGGCAAGTTTAGGAGCCGAAGAGATACCAAGAGATGCTTTTTTGAAGTTTTTAAAAACTTAA
- a CDS encoding DUF3127 domain-containing protein, translated as MEVQGRIKVIGETQTFGNNGFRKREVVVTTEEQYPQHIMVEFVQDKTDLLNNFQVGQQVKININLRGREWVNPQGETKYFNSIQGWRIEALQQEPTDGNVPPVPPMDAFEPAGELNEEDQDDLPF; from the coding sequence ATGGAAGTTCAAGGAAGAATTAAAGTAATAGGAGAAACGCAAACTTTTGGAAACAATGGGTTTAGAAAGCGTGAAGTTGTAGTTACCACAGAAGAGCAATACCCACAACATATAATGGTAGAATTTGTACAAGATAAAACAGATTTACTAAATAATTTTCAAGTTGGGCAACAAGTGAAAATAAACATTAATTTACGCGGAAGAGAGTGGGTTAACCCACAAGGTGAAACTAAATACTTCAACTCTATTCAAGGATGGCGTATAGAGGCATTACAACAAGAACCAACAGATGGCAATGTGCCTCCTGTACCACCAATGGATGCCTTTGAACCTGCTGGGGAATTAAATGAAGAAGATCAAGACGATTTACCGTTTTAA
- a CDS encoding flavin reductase family protein: MASFNPKDLSTRKLHSYLLSAVAPRPIAFASTVDEKGTPNLSPFSFFNVFSANPPILVFSPARRVRDNTTKHTLCNVEKTNEVVINVVNFDLVHQASLSSTEYPEGVNEFEKSGLTMLKSDLVKPFRVAESPIQFECKINEIVALGNEGGAGNLVICEVLKMHIDDEVLNEDETINQKKLDLVARAGGSLYSRASKGFFEIPKPLTSLGIGVDSFPEHVKNSMILTGNNLGMLGNVEALPSKQDVESFIEDIGARYPKIKEASHREKHKLAQKYLSYGDVQSAWKILLS; the protein is encoded by the coding sequence ATGGCTTCGTTCAATCCTAAAGACTTATCAACAAGAAAATTACATAGTTATTTGCTGAGTGCTGTTGCGCCCAGGCCCATTGCTTTTGCAAGTACTGTTGATGAAAAGGGAACGCCCAATTTGTCACCTTTTAGTTTTTTTAATGTGTTTAGTGCAAATCCACCAATTTTGGTATTTTCGCCGGCACGTAGAGTTAGAGATAACACTACAAAGCACACATTATGCAACGTAGAAAAAACAAACGAAGTTGTAATTAATGTGGTGAATTTTGATTTGGTGCATCAAGCATCGTTAAGTAGTACAGAATATCCAGAGGGAGTAAATGAATTTGAAAAATCTGGTTTAACCATGTTAAAATCAGATTTGGTAAAACCCTTTAGAGTTGCAGAGTCGCCCATTCAGTTTGAGTGTAAAATTAATGAGATAGTTGCTTTAGGAAATGAAGGAGGCGCCGGTAATTTAGTAATTTGCGAAGTGCTTAAAATGCACATAGATGATGAGGTTTTAAATGAAGATGAAACCATAAATCAAAAAAAATTAGATTTAGTTGCACGTGCAGGAGGGAGTTTGTATAGTAGAGCAAGTAAAGGTTTTTTTGAAATACCAAAACCATTAACAAGCTTAGGAATAGGCGTTGATAGTTTTCCAGAACACGTTAAAAACAGCATGATTTTAACGGGTAATAATTTAGGCATGTTGGGTAATGTAGAAGCTTTACCTTCAAAACAAGATGTAGAAAGTTTTATAGAAGATATAGGTGCTAGATATCCTAAAATAAAAGAAGCTTCGCATAGAGAAAAACATAAATTAGCACAGAAATATTTAAGCTACGGCGATGTACAAAGTGCTTGGAAAATATTATTAAGTTAA